One segment of Natronosalvus halobius DNA contains the following:
- a CDS encoding NUDIX hydrolase: MDSSEWRGYADATVTDPRAAYDDLLVRRDGETVDADAFAAATEVEAYRSGWVAVGTVLDDNGRLLLIYQEKDEQWFLPGGTLRPDESLEEGLIREVHEETGIAVTPERPHAVARWELRHEDRRVGFRVVNFEATPEGTEPASDPGVEDESIGEVRWVDSLPDRVFQRELTETVLERVRER, from the coding sequence ATGGACTCGAGCGAGTGGCGCGGGTACGCCGACGCCACGGTCACCGACCCTCGAGCGGCGTACGACGACCTGCTCGTTCGACGCGACGGTGAGACGGTCGACGCTGACGCGTTCGCGGCGGCGACGGAGGTGGAGGCCTATCGATCCGGTTGGGTCGCCGTCGGCACCGTTCTCGACGACAACGGGCGTCTGCTCCTGATCTACCAGGAGAAGGACGAACAGTGGTTCCTCCCGGGTGGGACGCTACGTCCCGACGAATCACTCGAAGAGGGGCTGATCCGGGAGGTCCACGAGGAGACCGGCATCGCGGTCACCCCGGAGCGCCCGCACGCGGTGGCCCGGTGGGAACTCCGCCACGAAGACCGACGCGTGGGATTCCGCGTCGTCAACTTCGAAGCGACTCCCGAGGGGACGGAACCCGCGTCTGATCCCGGCGTCGAGGACGAGTCGATCGGCGAGGTACGGTGGGTCGACTCGTTGCCGGATCGCGTCTTTCAGCGCGAACTGACCGAAACGGTCCTCGAGCGAGTTCGCGAGCGCTGA
- a CDS encoding Lrp/AsnC family transcriptional regulator → MNTDVDLTERERAVVNAFQGGFPVVESPFEPAATTMREAGVEITASELLETVADLDERGVLSRFGPLVNAQEIGGAATLVAMHAPEDRFDEVVEAVNDHREVAHNYEREHPHLNVWFVVSVADEAEVERVLEDIEAETGQETYNLPKLQEFRVEAKFYVDGPLQDGGLDLTHQGPAVEPIDRASLTPAERDLVLEVQDGFPITETPYADVAEAIGKDLEWTLETLARFDREGKIRRIGVIPNHYALGYTENGMTVWNVPDEMVSAVGPEVAALPFVTHCYERPRHEGVWPYNVFAMTHGRSEAESDRRVEQVRETMAEYWDVTDDDWDTLFSTQILKKTGIRLAERADANTESETGTETDTDTQTQPEATSR, encoded by the coding sequence ATGAACACGGACGTCGACCTCACCGAGCGCGAACGGGCGGTCGTCAACGCCTTCCAGGGCGGCTTTCCGGTCGTCGAATCGCCCTTCGAACCGGCGGCGACCACCATGCGCGAGGCCGGGGTCGAGATCACCGCGAGCGAACTCCTCGAGACCGTGGCCGACCTGGACGAGCGTGGCGTGCTCTCCCGGTTCGGCCCCCTCGTGAACGCCCAGGAGATCGGCGGCGCGGCGACCCTGGTCGCCATGCACGCCCCCGAAGACCGGTTCGACGAGGTCGTCGAGGCGGTCAACGACCACCGCGAGGTGGCGCACAACTACGAGCGCGAGCATCCGCACCTGAACGTCTGGTTCGTCGTCTCAGTAGCAGATGAGGCCGAGGTCGAGCGAGTGCTTGAAGATATCGAAGCCGAGACCGGCCAGGAGACGTACAACCTGCCCAAACTCCAGGAGTTCCGCGTCGAGGCGAAATTCTACGTCGACGGCCCCCTCCAGGACGGCGGTCTCGACCTCACTCACCAGGGCCCCGCCGTCGAGCCGATCGACCGCGCATCGTTGACACCCGCGGAGCGCGACCTCGTGCTCGAGGTTCAGGACGGGTTCCCGATCACCGAGACGCCCTACGCCGACGTCGCGGAAGCCATCGGGAAGGACCTCGAGTGGACGCTCGAGACGCTCGCCCGGTTCGACCGGGAAGGGAAGATCCGACGGATCGGCGTGATCCCGAATCACTACGCGCTCGGCTACACGGAAAACGGGATGACGGTCTGGAACGTCCCCGACGAGATGGTCTCGGCGGTCGGTCCCGAGGTGGCCGCCCTGCCGTTCGTCACCCACTGCTACGAGCGCCCGCGCCACGAGGGCGTCTGGCCGTACAACGTCTTCGCGATGACCCACGGTCGGAGCGAAGCCGAGAGCGACCGACGCGTCGAACAGGTTCGCGAGACGATGGCCGAGTACTGGGACGTCACGGACGACGACTGGGACACCCTGTTCTCGACGCAGATCCTGAAGAAGACCGGGATCAGACTCGCGGAGCGGGCGGACGCAAATACCGAGTCGGAGACGGGAACAGAGACGGACACGGACACGCAGACGCAACCCGAGGCGACGTCGCGATAA
- a CDS encoding precorrin-2 dehydrogenase/sirohydrochlorin ferrochelatase family protein, with the protein MIPLFHDFTDATVLVFGGGPVGARKARRFAREAQVYVVSPDFAATDFGDAERIRAAPDPPDVAGWLERHDPALVVAATDDEAVNDAVVAAARDRGVLVNRADRAGSRDPGSVVVPATVQDPPVTVAVGTGGTAPALSKYLRQELEDALAGAGEMATLLAELRAELKAHGVDPERRRQVVTDVVNTSSVWTALRTGTTNHRQVIDDVLAEERLGGESR; encoded by the coding sequence ATGATCCCACTGTTTCACGACTTCACGGACGCGACCGTCCTCGTCTTCGGCGGCGGCCCCGTCGGCGCACGAAAGGCTCGCCGATTCGCCCGCGAGGCGCAGGTGTACGTCGTCAGTCCCGACTTCGCCGCGACCGACTTCGGTGACGCCGAGCGGATTCGAGCGGCTCCCGACCCTCCGGACGTAGCAGGCTGGCTCGAGCGCCACGACCCCGCGCTCGTCGTTGCCGCAACCGACGACGAGGCGGTCAACGACGCCGTCGTCGCCGCCGCTCGAGATCGCGGCGTCCTGGTCAACCGGGCCGACAGGGCCGGATCGCGCGACCCGGGAAGCGTCGTCGTGCCCGCGACCGTCCAGGACCCGCCCGTGACCGTCGCCGTCGGAACCGGGGGAACCGCACCCGCGCTGAGCAAGTACCTCAGGCAGGAACTCGAGGACGCGCTGGCAGGCGCCGGCGAGATGGCGACGTTGCTCGCGGAGCTGCGAGCGGAACTCAAGGCCCACGGTGTCGACCCCGAACGACGGCGGCAGGTCGTCACAGACGTCGTCAATACGTCGTCGGTTTGGACAGCTTTACGTACGGGTACCACCAACCACCGGCAAGTGATCGACGACGTGCTAGCTGAGGAACGACTGGGTGGTGAGTCGCGGTGA